The following coding sequences lie in one Cupriavidus sp. WKF15 genomic window:
- the bcsD gene encoding cellulose biosynthesis protein BcsD — MVDDAALQYLSERHCSTQWRDFLEALSAELSEQLGEEGMLALMTSVGGRFAAQFSPGSCVTLEELERAIAQIWLDIDWGWTSIHDAGEALLIRHYCAPLSSAQNGTVHWAAVFLQGAYQHWFQSLGSSDTLKVKALSRFDATGSIDFRFGR, encoded by the coding sequence ATGGTGGATGACGCCGCACTGCAATACCTCTCTGAACGGCACTGCTCGACGCAATGGCGGGATTTTCTTGAGGCCCTGTCTGCCGAGCTTTCGGAGCAGCTCGGCGAGGAAGGCATGCTTGCGCTCATGACTAGCGTCGGTGGCCGCTTTGCGGCTCAATTCTCCCCGGGGTCCTGCGTCACCTTGGAAGAACTGGAGCGCGCCATCGCCCAAATCTGGCTGGACATTGATTGGGGGTGGACCAGCATTCATGACGCCGGGGAGGCGCTCCTGATACGTCACTACTGCGCGCCGCTGTCCTCGGCACAAAACGGCACGGTGCACTGGGCGGCCGTTTTCTTGCAAGGCGCCTACCAGCACTGGTTCCAGTCACTTGGTTCGTCCGACACTCTGAAAGTGAAAGCGTTGTCGCGATTTGATGCGACCGGAAGCATCGATTTCCGCTTCGGGCGTTGA
- the bcsQ gene encoding cellulose biosynthesis protein BcsQ has product MKIVAVVSAKGGVGKTTLSANLADALAQTGQRVLAIDLDPQNMLRLHFGMPVQDVTGHARATLAGESWITSIWARRRALVMPFGGLNDADLAVFEQHLATHPNWLKRQLDQLGLSENDIVIIDTPPGPSCYMRQALSCAHVCLVMTLADPASYAALPLMENLIRTYCERRPDYLGQALVINQVDMARQLSKDVVQVLRDQLGEGAIGVIHEDQAVPEALANDRTIVDHSPRSQAGEDIRRCASWLQQHLLGKATSPQ; this is encoded by the coding sequence TTGAAAATCGTCGCAGTTGTCTCCGCCAAGGGCGGCGTAGGTAAAACCACGCTCTCGGCCAATCTCGCAGACGCGCTGGCGCAAACCGGCCAGCGCGTGTTAGCCATTGATCTCGACCCGCAGAACATGCTGCGCTTGCACTTTGGCATGCCTGTACAGGACGTTACGGGCCACGCGCGTGCGACGCTTGCCGGTGAAAGCTGGATTACAAGCATTTGGGCGCGTAGACGCGCACTTGTGATGCCGTTCGGCGGCTTGAACGATGCAGATCTCGCTGTCTTTGAACAACATCTGGCCACCCACCCTAACTGGCTGAAAAGGCAGCTCGACCAGCTCGGACTGTCGGAAAACGACATTGTCATCATCGACACGCCACCGGGCCCGTCATGCTATATGCGGCAGGCGTTGTCGTGCGCGCACGTTTGCCTGGTCATGACGCTCGCAGATCCGGCTTCATACGCTGCCCTGCCCTTGATGGAAAACCTGATTCGAACCTACTGCGAGCGCCGACCCGACTATCTTGGCCAGGCCCTCGTCATTAACCAGGTGGATATGGCTCGTCAACTGAGCAAGGACGTTGTGCAGGTCCTTCGCGATCAGCTTGGCGAGGGGGCCATTGGTGTCATCCACGAGGATCAGGCAGTTCCCGAGGCGCTGGCCAATGACCGCACCATTGTCGACCATAGCCCTCGCAGCCAGGCCGGCGAAGACATTCGTCGCTGTGCAAGCTGGCTGCAACAACATTTGCTGGGTAAGGCAACGAGCCCCCAATGA
- the galU gene encoding UTP--glucose-1-phosphate uridylyltransferase GalU, whose protein sequence is MGSRVTKAVFPVAGLGTRFLPATKASPKEMLPVVDKPLIQYAVEEAMAAGITEMIFVTGRSKRAIEDHFDKAFELEVELEAKNKQALLDVVRSIKPANVDCYYVRQPEALGLGHAVLCAAKLVGNTPFAIMLADDLIDGTPPVMKQMVDAYNHYNCSILGVEEITPEQSRSYGVIDGREWSEGVIKVSDIIEKPAPEKAPSNLGVVGRYILTPRIFDHLRDLKPGAGGEFQLTDGIQSLLSQEQVLAYRYQGTRYDCGSKLGYLKATVEYAFKHPEIGAHFRSYLETRDHQLADCVIA, encoded by the coding sequence ATGGGCAGTCGTGTTACCAAGGCCGTCTTCCCGGTCGCGGGTCTTGGCACCCGCTTCCTGCCGGCCACTAAGGCGAGCCCCAAGGAAATGCTGCCGGTGGTCGACAAGCCGCTGATCCAGTACGCGGTGGAAGAAGCCATGGCTGCCGGCATCACCGAGATGATCTTCGTCACCGGCCGATCCAAGCGCGCCATCGAGGACCATTTCGACAAGGCCTTCGAACTGGAGGTGGAGCTGGAAGCCAAGAACAAGCAAGCGCTCCTGGACGTGGTGCGCTCGATCAAGCCGGCCAACGTCGACTGCTACTACGTGCGCCAACCCGAGGCGCTTGGCCTTGGCCACGCCGTGCTTTGCGCGGCCAAGCTAGTCGGCAACACTCCATTCGCCATCATGCTTGCCGATGACCTGATCGATGGCACTCCGCCCGTGATGAAGCAGATGGTGGATGCCTACAACCACTACAACTGCTCGATACTTGGCGTCGAGGAAATCACCCCTGAACAGAGCCGTTCCTACGGCGTGATCGATGGCCGCGAGTGGAGCGAAGGCGTGATCAAGGTGTCGGACATCATCGAGAAGCCGGCGCCGGAGAAGGCGCCGTCGAACCTGGGCGTGGTCGGTCGCTATATCCTGACCCCGCGCATCTTCGACCACCTGCGCGACCTCAAGCCGGGCGCGGGCGGTGAGTTCCAGCTGACTGACGGGATCCAGTCGCTGCTCAGCCAGGAACAGGTGCTGGCCTACCGTTACCAAGGCACGCGCTACGACTGCGGCAGCAAGCTGGGCTATCTGAAGGCGACGGTCGAGTATGCGTTCAAGCACCCCGAAATTGGCGCGCACTTCCGCAGCTACCTGGAGACGCGCGATCATCAGCTGGCTGACTGCGTGATTGCCTGA
- the bcsZ gene encoding cellulose synthase complex periplasmic endoglucanase BcsZ has translation MPAGAGAQTPRRACSWPLYQQFLSRFVQDDGRVIDLSVREQHSTSEGQSYTMLFALIANDRATFDKAWRWSVAHLGGGTLVDKLPAWRWGRRDDGSWGVIDTNSASDADLWYAYALAEAARVWNAPAYAEAARALLRQVAKYEVVTLPRFGPMLLPGPQGFVLANADGSREWRVNASYLPVPLLRRLAAFDPAGPWGALAEQVPKLIEAVAVHGIVPDWSTYRVRPGEPPEWIIDPDSGDISSYDAVRVYLWAGITPGGDAAARKLMKMLAPVAQRMHGRSAPPENMHAVSGAFSGEGPLGFSAALVPFLLASGSPEAAAQRSRAQGLVTNAAAKQNYYDTVLGLFGLGHADGYYHFVPSGQLELAWLQDKTGDKACPRE, from the coding sequence TTGCCGGCCGGCGCCGGCGCCCAAACGCCGCGCCGCGCATGTTCATGGCCTCTCTACCAACAGTTTCTCAGCCGCTTCGTGCAGGACGACGGGCGCGTGATCGATCTGTCCGTGCGCGAGCAGCACAGCACATCTGAAGGCCAGTCTTACACCATGCTGTTTGCCTTGATCGCCAACGACCGCGCCACGTTTGACAAGGCATGGCGATGGAGCGTTGCCCATCTTGGCGGCGGCACCCTCGTCGACAAGCTGCCCGCGTGGCGCTGGGGCCGACGCGATGACGGCTCGTGGGGCGTGATCGATACCAACTCTGCCTCGGATGCGGATCTCTGGTATGCCTATGCGCTTGCCGAAGCAGCGCGGGTGTGGAACGCGCCGGCCTATGCTGAAGCCGCACGCGCATTGCTGCGACAGGTGGCAAAGTACGAGGTGGTCACGCTGCCCCGCTTCGGTCCCATGCTGTTGCCCGGCCCGCAAGGTTTCGTCCTGGCCAATGCGGACGGCTCTCGCGAGTGGCGCGTCAATGCCAGCTACCTGCCCGTCCCGCTGCTGCGCCGGCTAGCCGCCTTCGACCCCGCTGGCCCGTGGGGCGCGCTGGCCGAACAGGTTCCCAAGTTGATAGAGGCGGTTGCCGTGCATGGCATCGTGCCTGACTGGTCGACCTATCGCGTCAGGCCAGGCGAGCCGCCCGAGTGGATCATTGATCCGGACAGCGGCGACATCAGTAGCTACGATGCTGTCCGCGTCTACCTCTGGGCTGGCATTACCCCCGGGGGCGACGCCGCTGCACGCAAGTTGATGAAAATGCTTGCCCCCGTTGCCCAACGGATGCATGGACGGTCCGCGCCGCCTGAGAACATGCACGCCGTAAGCGGGGCATTCAGCGGCGAGGGACCGCTCGGTTTCTCGGCCGCGCTAGTGCCATTTCTCCTTGCATCCGGATCGCCGGAAGCGGCTGCGCAGCGTAGTCGGGCACAAGGCCTGGTGACAAATGCTGCCGCGAAGCAAAACTACTATGACACCGTCCTCGGCCTGTTCGGCCTCGGCCATGCCGACGGTTACTATCACTTCGTCCCATCTGGACAACTGGAGTTAGCGTGGTTGCAGGACAAGACCGGAGACAAGGCATGCCCGCGCGAATAA
- the bcsA gene encoding UDP-forming cellulose synthase catalytic subunit, protein MKSDKPAKVDQEFELAEPRQHPPLARWFLHLAAWRSPVVRAFALLLGLALSLIVVTVPLDFWQQAGFALSCYLMAVVLSRHKGHFATLMLVVLSLAASARYMYWRITETTAFDSWFDLVFGAGLLAAELYAFVVLVLGYFQTAWPLQRKPMPMPRELASWPTVDIFIPTYNEPLSVVKPTVFAAMSLDWPRDKINVYVLDDGRRDEFRQFCENVGVTHVTRDNNRHAKAGNINAALEHTTGEYIAIFDCDHIPTRSFLQVCMGWFLKERKLAMLQTPHYFFSPDPFEKNLDTFQDVPNEGELFYGLVQDGNDFWDATFFCGSCALIKRAPLMEVGGIAVETVTEDAHTALKLHRLGYSTAYLAIPQAAGLATESLSGHIGQRIRWARGMAQICRIDNPLLGPGLSLPQRLCYLNAMLHFFYGLPRLVFLTAPLAYLLFGAHVIHAPALSIAIFALPHLLHANMTNSRIQGRFRHSFWNEVYESVLAWYIMRPTLVAFINPAAGKFNVTPKGGVIEEAYFDWIISRPYLILLAFNLLGLTLGIGRLVLGSSGMPNEQTTVILNLLWTVYNLMIIGASIAVASESRQVREAHRVAMTLPATLRFADGRSIVCETVDFAEGGLGIRLPDDVKVDIGQRLGISLYLQNAEHAFNSTVVFRGQDHAGLRLEDMTVAQEMAFIQCTFSRADAWLTSWGAKRHDAPRLALRQIMQIGILGFRNVAFHLGRELRRLIHRKSMARS, encoded by the coding sequence ATGAAATCCGATAAACCAGCCAAGGTCGACCAAGAGTTCGAACTTGCCGAACCTCGGCAGCACCCGCCACTCGCCCGATGGTTCCTGCACCTGGCCGCGTGGAGAAGTCCCGTTGTGCGTGCCTTCGCGCTCCTGCTTGGTTTGGCTTTGTCACTAATCGTCGTGACGGTACCCCTGGATTTCTGGCAGCAGGCCGGCTTTGCGCTGTCGTGCTACTTAATGGCCGTAGTGTTGTCCCGGCACAAGGGCCACTTTGCCACATTAATGCTAGTTGTCTTGTCGCTGGCTGCCAGTGCCCGCTACATGTACTGGCGCATTACCGAGACCACTGCGTTCGATTCCTGGTTTGACCTTGTTTTCGGCGCAGGCCTGCTGGCGGCGGAGCTCTATGCCTTCGTGGTACTGGTTCTGGGTTACTTCCAGACCGCATGGCCACTGCAGCGCAAACCCATGCCCATGCCGCGCGAGCTCGCCAGTTGGCCGACGGTGGACATTTTCATCCCTACCTACAACGAGCCCCTGTCGGTGGTGAAGCCAACTGTCTTCGCCGCCATGTCCCTGGACTGGCCGCGCGACAAGATCAACGTCTATGTGCTCGACGACGGCCGACGCGACGAGTTCCGGCAGTTCTGCGAGAACGTCGGCGTCACGCATGTCACTCGCGACAACAACCGCCACGCCAAGGCCGGAAATATCAACGCGGCGCTTGAGCACACCACCGGCGAATACATTGCCATCTTCGACTGCGACCACATCCCGACGCGGTCCTTCCTGCAAGTCTGCATGGGCTGGTTCCTGAAGGAACGCAAGCTTGCCATGCTGCAGACGCCTCACTATTTTTTTTCGCCCGATCCGTTCGAGAAAAACCTCGATACCTTCCAGGACGTGCCCAACGAGGGTGAACTCTTTTATGGCCTGGTACAGGACGGGAATGACTTCTGGGACGCGACATTCTTTTGCGGCTCTTGCGCGCTCATCAAGCGAGCGCCTCTGATGGAAGTCGGCGGTATCGCTGTCGAGACCGTTACCGAGGATGCCCATACCGCGCTGAAGCTGCACCGTCTTGGGTACAGCACCGCCTATCTCGCGATCCCGCAGGCCGCGGGGCTGGCTACCGAAAGCCTGTCGGGGCACATCGGCCAACGCATCCGCTGGGCGCGCGGCATGGCACAGATCTGCCGGATTGACAACCCGCTTCTCGGGCCAGGTCTGTCGCTACCACAGCGGCTTTGCTATCTGAATGCGATGTTGCATTTCTTCTATGGGTTACCACGCCTCGTGTTCCTGACGGCGCCATTGGCTTACCTGTTGTTCGGCGCCCACGTGATCCATGCACCGGCCCTGAGTATTGCCATCTTTGCGTTGCCTCATTTGCTCCACGCAAACATGACCAACTCTCGCATTCAGGGCCGCTTCCGGCATTCTTTCTGGAATGAGGTCTACGAGTCCGTGCTCGCGTGGTACATCATGCGGCCGACACTTGTCGCGTTCATCAACCCTGCTGCGGGCAAGTTCAACGTGACTCCCAAGGGTGGGGTAATCGAAGAAGCCTACTTTGACTGGATCATCTCGCGGCCGTATTTGATCTTGCTGGCGTTCAACCTGCTGGGGCTGACGCTGGGAATTGGCCGGCTTGTCCTTGGCAGCAGCGGAATGCCGAACGAGCAGACCACGGTGATACTGAACTTGCTGTGGACGGTCTACAACCTCATGATCATCGGCGCGTCCATCGCCGTGGCAAGTGAGTCGCGGCAGGTACGCGAGGCGCATCGGGTGGCCATGACGCTACCGGCGACGCTTCGGTTCGCGGACGGGCGCAGCATTGTCTGCGAGACCGTGGACTTTGCCGAAGGTGGTTTAGGTATTCGCCTGCCCGATGACGTGAAAGTGGACATAGGTCAGCGCCTCGGCATCTCGCTCTATCTGCAAAACGCGGAACACGCATTCAATTCCACGGTGGTATTTCGGGGCCAGGACCATGCCGGCCTGAGGCTGGAGGATATGACCGTCGCGCAGGAAATGGCCTTTATCCAATGCACTTTTTCCCGCGCCGATGCATGGCTCACCTCTTGGGGCGCGAAGCGGCACGACGCGCCGAGACTGGCGCTACGCCAGATCATGCAGATCGGTATCCTCGGTTTTCGCAACGTGGCGTTCCATCTCGGCCGCGAATTGCGCAGGCTCATACATCGCAAGAGCATGGCCCGTAGCTGA
- the bcsP gene encoding cellulose biosynthesis protein BcsP: MNQSDDLSKLFSRFSGDSATYREIVREDAAMDAQQRWPLLASLRLLDRSTAVPPVQAPDLAAVTSTVPQEAEAPPPRDSAARPPQGQIPQVMTADSPAVASLRSVPAGATPLVEVFARLKGQPASSVQPERSPSRRSFLDRLKRS, translated from the coding sequence ATGAACCAGTCCGACGATCTTTCGAAACTTTTTAGCCGCTTCAGCGGTGATTCGGCAACGTATCGGGAAATTGTGCGCGAGGACGCCGCCATGGATGCCCAGCAGCGTTGGCCATTGCTGGCATCCCTGCGGCTGTTGGACCGGAGCACAGCCGTTCCCCCAGTGCAGGCGCCGGACCTTGCGGCTGTGACCTCCACTGTGCCGCAGGAGGCCGAGGCGCCGCCGCCGAGGGATTCAGCAGCAAGGCCGCCGCAGGGGCAAATTCCTCAGGTGATGACCGCCGATTCTCCCGCGGTGGCATCCCTTCGATCGGTACCGGCTGGCGCGACACCGCTGGTCGAAGTTTTTGCGCGCCTCAAGGGTCAGCCTGCGTCGTCGGTCCAGCCGGAACGCAGTCCGTCGCGCCGTTCCTTTCTCGACCGCTTAAAGCGCAGCTAA
- the bcsB gene encoding cellulose biosynthesis cyclic di-GMP-binding regulatory protein BcsB: MMTPSTPVRRLLARCVISMISACAAASAQAQSRSPAASAAAGTTALPPVVSVSPAARPGSRIVSMTLKQLGADQPLQLRGVDGINGVPFSVRADEVVTGARLKLRYSYSPALLPQLSHINVMINGEVAQTVPVPREQGGSLLEKELILEPRLITEFNRLNLQLIGHYTADCEDPFHSSLWATVSNASVLELTVTRGALANDLALLPLPFFDRRDIGRLRLPFIFAGSPSAATLEAAGAVSSWFGGLAGYRGASFPVTLNELPGSGNGVVFATQQERPAGIGLPQLDGPTVAIVPNPNDAGSKLLLVMGRDSAELKTAARALALGAKALSGQRATITGLHNVAPRKPYDAPNWLRSDRPVRFGELIPGEQLNVSGYQPDLVRVSFRLPPDLFGWRSRGIPIDLRYRYTPRPTQDKSTLNINVNSQFLRAYPLRSLKDSGGKVSELVARVLPDGSVPQQQTLHLPLFMVPAQSQLQFHYYYDYPKQGACKDTLVDNIKGAIDPDSTIDISSLPHFMALPDLAAFGNSGFPFTRMADLSETAVVLPSQPSAEDYSTYLTVMGRMGESTGHPASGVKIIAPADVQQAADRDLLVIGTAQNQPLLSQWADHIPVSLAREGKHFTLTEVYSDLLGWWNGADGNRNRPVEASLSISSPGTDAALAGFESPLAAGRSVVAITSDTPGGLLTATDMLLDADRLPKVQGSLVLVRGTAVSSLAAQQSYYVGRLDPWTYVHWWLSQRPYAMVLMLLIATPLLGATLFLMLRGRAKRRKAGQA, encoded by the coding sequence ATGATGACGCCGTCTACTCCGGTCCGCCGCCTGCTTGCCCGTTGCGTCATTTCGATGATCTCGGCTTGTGCCGCCGCCAGCGCGCAGGCACAGTCGCGTAGCCCCGCAGCCAGCGCAGCCGCGGGCACGACCGCCCTGCCGCCGGTGGTGTCCGTGTCACCGGCGGCTCGTCCGGGTAGCCGCATCGTGTCCATGACGCTCAAGCAGCTCGGCGCGGACCAACCGCTTCAGTTGCGCGGCGTGGACGGCATCAATGGCGTGCCATTCTCGGTGCGCGCGGACGAGGTGGTCACCGGCGCAAGACTGAAGCTGCGCTATAGCTACTCCCCCGCCCTGCTCCCCCAGTTATCGCACATCAACGTGATGATCAACGGCGAGGTCGCGCAAACCGTGCCCGTGCCGCGAGAACAAGGCGGCAGTCTCCTGGAGAAAGAGCTGATCCTCGAGCCGCGACTGATCACGGAGTTCAACCGGCTCAATCTCCAACTGATCGGTCACTACACCGCAGACTGCGAAGATCCCTTCCATTCCAGCCTGTGGGCGACCGTCAGTAACGCAAGCGTGCTGGAACTGACCGTAACCCGTGGGGCGCTTGCCAATGACCTGGCCCTGCTGCCCCTGCCATTCTTCGATCGCCGCGACATCGGGCGCCTGAGGCTGCCATTTATATTTGCCGGATCGCCGTCTGCAGCCACGCTTGAGGCGGCCGGCGCGGTCTCTTCATGGTTTGGCGGGCTGGCAGGATACCGTGGCGCCTCGTTCCCCGTGACACTCAACGAGTTGCCCGGTAGCGGAAACGGGGTGGTATTTGCCACGCAGCAAGAGCGCCCGGCCGGGATCGGGCTGCCTCAGCTCGACGGTCCGACGGTTGCCATTGTGCCCAATCCCAATGACGCTGGCAGCAAGCTCCTTCTCGTGATGGGCCGCGACAGCGCAGAACTGAAGACCGCCGCACGCGCCCTTGCGCTCGGGGCCAAGGCATTATCGGGTCAGCGAGCCACCATTACCGGGCTGCATAACGTGGCGCCGCGAAAGCCCTACGACGCGCCGAACTGGTTGCGCAGCGACCGCCCGGTACGCTTCGGAGAGCTGATACCAGGGGAACAACTCAATGTATCCGGCTACCAGCCGGACCTCGTGCGCGTCAGCTTCCGCCTGCCGCCCGATCTTTTCGGCTGGCGCTCGCGCGGTATCCCCATCGACCTGCGCTACCGCTACACCCCGCGGCCGACGCAAGACAAGTCGACCCTCAACATTAACGTCAATAGCCAGTTCCTGCGCGCTTACCCGCTGCGCTCGCTGAAGGACAGTGGCGGCAAGGTGTCCGAACTGGTCGCGCGCGTACTCCCGGACGGCTCGGTGCCGCAGCAGCAGACGCTCCACTTGCCGCTGTTCATGGTGCCAGCCCAGTCGCAACTGCAGTTTCACTATTACTACGACTATCCGAAACAAGGCGCATGCAAGGACACGTTGGTAGACAATATCAAGGGTGCGATCGATCCCGATTCGACCATTGATATCTCCAGCCTGCCCCACTTTATGGCTCTGCCCGACCTGGCTGCCTTTGGCAACAGCGGTTTCCCTTTCACGCGCATGGCGGATCTGTCGGAAACCGCGGTTGTGCTGCCGTCACAACCTTCCGCAGAGGACTACTCAACCTACTTGACCGTGATGGGTCGTATGGGCGAATCGACGGGCCACCCGGCGAGCGGCGTGAAGATCATCGCACCGGCCGACGTGCAGCAGGCAGCGGACCGTGATTTGCTTGTCATCGGTACCGCGCAGAACCAGCCATTGCTGTCGCAGTGGGCCGACCATATTCCGGTGTCGCTGGCTCGCGAGGGAAAGCATTTCACATTGACAGAGGTCTATTCAGACCTGCTGGGCTGGTGGAATGGCGCCGATGGCAACCGTAACCGTCCTGTCGAAGCCAGCCTGTCGATCAGCAGCCCGGGCACCGATGCGGCACTTGCCGGCTTCGAGTCGCCGCTGGCGGCCGGTCGAAGCGTCGTCGCCATCACCAGTGATACGCCAGGCGGATTGCTGACCGCCACTGACATGCTGCTCGATGCCGATCGCCTGCCGAAGGTACAGGGCAGCCTTGTGCTGGTGCGCGGAACGGCGGTCAGCAGCCTCGCGGCGCAACAGAGCTACTACGTGGGCAGGCTTGATCCATGGACATACGTCCACTGGTGGCTTTCGCAGCGGCCGTATGCGATGGTCTTGATGCTCCTTATCGCCACGCCGCTGCTCGGCGCCACGCTGTTTCTGATGCTTCGCGGCCGCGCCAAACGGCGCAAAGCAGGTCAGGCATGA